One genomic window of Anaerolineae bacterium includes the following:
- a CDS encoding Acetyl-CoA synthetase, with the protein MVTKEDLLYRMVFTLKDGARVLIRPLVKEDKQALLDLFLNVSYEDRRYMRHNVNDPEVVSSFIDQLDYDRIFPMVAVVNDRIVGDATLHFNTGTARHRGELRIFLAKDFRGRGLGNKLVQAITEIAKRRSLYMLEVQIVRDLTSDIKALERLGFETVCIFEDYFMLPDGELKDIVHMINRIRPPVSEF; encoded by the coding sequence ATGGTCACAAAAGAAGATTTATTGTATCGCATGGTCTTCACCCTCAAAGATGGCGCACGAGTCTTAATCCGACCGTTGGTAAAAGAAGATAAACAAGCGCTTCTTGATCTCTTTCTAAATGTATCCTATGAAGATCGCCGATACATGCGCCATAACGTTAACGATCCGGAGGTCGTTTCTTCATTTATTGATCAATTAGATTATGATCGAATCTTCCCTATGGTGGCCGTTGTAAACGATCGGATCGTCGGAGATGCAACGCTCCACTTCAATACAGGTACTGCCAGGCATCGAGGAGAATTGCGTATTTTTCTGGCAAAGGATTTTCGCGGCCGGGGCTTAGGTAATAAACTGGTCCAGGCAATCACCGAGATTGCCAAGCGTCGTAGCCTTTACATGCTTGAAGTACAAATCGTGCGCGACCTGACCAGCGACATCAAAGCCCTCGAGCGCTTAGGCTTTGAAACCGTTTGTATCTTTGAAGACTACTTTATGCTTCCGGACGGCGAGTTAAAAGATATTGTGCATATGATCAATCGGATTCGTCCGCCGGTCAGCGAATTCTAG
- a CDS encoding Hydrogenase maturation protease, producing the protein MEKRLRTRIIGLGNPILGDDGVGWRVAEQIEKEIEAKQHLYPHLWIDIQKFSLGGLSLMEQMMDTDAVILIDAIQTGNQPIGSVYRLNIEELPNYSAGHTTSPHDTSLQNALEAGKLMGAQLPNIIWIIAIEAEKVYEFSEQLSLPVEQAIPQACQAVWEYLSQLEEKR; encoded by the coding sequence ATGGAAAAACGGCTTCGCACGCGCATCATTGGGCTTGGGAATCCAATTCTGGGAGATGATGGTGTTGGTTGGAGGGTAGCTGAGCAAATTGAAAAGGAGATCGAGGCAAAACAACATCTGTACCCGCATCTCTGGATTGACATTCAAAAGTTCAGTCTGGGTGGCTTGTCCTTAATGGAACAAATGATGGATACAGACGCCGTAATTCTCATAGACGCCATCCAGACTGGGAACCAGCCAATCGGCAGTGTTTATCGATTGAATATCGAAGAACTTCCAAATTATTCCGCCGGCCACACCACCTCCCCTCATGACACAAGTTTACAAAACGCCCTCGAGGCTGGTAAACTGATGGGAGCACAATTGCCCAATATAATTTGGATCATAGCAATAGAAGCCGAAAAGGTTTATGAATTTTCCGAACAACTCTCCCTACCGGTCGAACAAGCTATTCCGCAAGCTTGTCAGGCTGTGTGGGAATATCTTTCACAATTGGAGGAAAAAAGATGA
- a CDS encoding Pentapeptide repeat family protein has product MSTLTHYQVLDLLNRPRPLWLVKVDFSDLTLISVDLTNSNLSLANLSKADLNYAILIGCNLTKANLTLANLFEANLTLAILNGANLTRANLTRANLTKCELEEALLIEANISRANLSKSNLQKANMNAAILTRADLSKSNCSGANLNQANLQKANFFEADLSNASLREADLRGADLTAANLRGADLTNAKLEGADLTDAIMPEIVIK; this is encoded by the coding sequence ATGAGTACACTCACACACTATCAGGTCCTTGATTTGCTCAACCGTCCCCGACCACTATGGTTGGTTAAAGTCGATTTTTCCGACCTGACTTTGATCTCTGTAGATCTAACGAATAGTAATCTAAGTCTGGCTAATCTCTCGAAAGCTGACTTGAATTATGCCATCTTGATCGGCTGCAACCTTACGAAAGCGAATCTCACCCTTGCCAATCTGTTCGAAGCTAATCTGACACTGGCGATCCTCAATGGCGCCAATCTAACGCGAGCAAACCTGACCCGCGCAAATTTAACCAAATGCGAACTGGAAGAAGCTCTACTGATAGAAGCTAATATCTCGCGGGCAAATTTATCAAAATCCAACCTCCAAAAAGCAAATATGAATGCTGCTATATTAACTCGCGCAGATTTGAGTAAATCGAATTGTTCAGGTGCAAACCTGAATCAGGCAAACCTTCAAAAGGCTAACTTTTTTGAAGCCGATCTATCAAACGCCTCCCTGCGGGAAGCGGATCTAAGAGGAGCTGACCTGACTGCTGCAAATCTTCGTGGGGCTGATTTAACAAACGCAAAATTAGAGGGGGCAGACTTAACCGATGCCATCATGCCTGAAATCGTGATAAAATGA
- a CDS encoding Nickel-dependent hydrogenase, large subunit, whose protein sequence is MQRITIDPITRLEGHGKIEIFLDEQGNVANSYFQIPELRGFERFCVGRQVEEIPILTNRICGVCPEAHHMAGAKAVDAVYHVDPPRTAKMLRELLYSAFYVTDHTTHFYALAGPDFVMGPDAPVAERNILGVIHKVGLEIGGKVIQARKYGHTVVEMIGGRKVHPCTSIPGGLTKGINEEQRQQIEEMGRWAVDFALFSLKLFEDIVLKNSTYLDLILGDIYTHRTYYIGLVDENNKVNFYDGKVSVVDPEGNRIGKYAPNEYTEWIAEHVEPWTYLKFPYLKKVGWKGFVDGKDSGVYIATPLSRLNAADGMATPRAQEEYEKFYKTLGGKPVHQRLATHWARLIELLYAAERWVELATDPEITSDNFRTIPTEKPTEGVGIVEAPRGTLTHHYWTDERGIATRVNLIVGTTNNYAAIQMSTNKAARNLIKGGNVNEALLNMVEMAFRAYDPCFGCATHTLPGKMPLEVIIRDANGEPIRELKQNL, encoded by the coding sequence ATGCAACGAATAACAATCGATCCAATTACCCGCCTGGAAGGACATGGCAAAATCGAAATTTTCCTTGATGAACAAGGCAATGTCGCCAACTCGTACTTCCAAATCCCAGAGCTGCGCGGCTTTGAACGGTTTTGCGTTGGCAGGCAGGTGGAAGAAATCCCGATCCTGACAAACCGCATCTGCGGCGTCTGCCCGGAAGCACACCACATGGCAGGCGCAAAAGCAGTCGATGCGGTTTATCATGTGGACCCTCCCCGAACGGCGAAAATGCTGCGCGAATTGCTTTATAGTGCTTTCTATGTCACCGATCATACGACCCACTTTTACGCACTAGCTGGACCAGACTTTGTTATGGGGCCCGACGCTCCCGTAGCAGAAAGGAACATCCTGGGTGTCATTCACAAAGTTGGTTTAGAGATTGGTGGAAAGGTCATTCAAGCACGCAAATATGGACATACAGTCGTCGAAATGATCGGCGGTCGAAAAGTTCATCCCTGCACCTCGATTCCAGGTGGTTTGACCAAAGGAATTAACGAAGAACAACGCCAACAAATCGAAGAGATGGGTCGTTGGGCTGTAGATTTTGCCCTCTTCTCCTTAAAACTCTTCGAGGATATTGTCTTGAAGAATTCCACCTATCTCGATTTGATTTTGGGAGACATCTACACACACCGAACCTACTACATCGGTCTGGTCGATGAGAACAACAAAGTCAACTTCTACGATGGGAAGGTAAGCGTTGTTGATCCCGAAGGCAACAGGATCGGAAAATATGCTCCCAACGAATACACCGAATGGATTGCTGAACATGTCGAGCCATGGACGTACCTGAAGTTCCCCTACCTCAAGAAAGTGGGCTGGAAGGGCTTCGTTGATGGCAAAGATTCAGGGGTTTATATTGCAACGCCGCTCTCACGGCTCAACGCCGCGGACGGGATGGCAACACCTCGCGCTCAAGAAGAGTACGAGAAGTTCTACAAGACACTCGGCGGTAAGCCGGTACATCAACGACTGGCAACCCACTGGGCACGTCTGATCGAATTACTTTACGCAGCGGAACGGTGGGTAGAGTTAGCCACGGATCCAGAGATCACCAGCGACAATTTCCGCACCATCCCAACCGAAAAACCAACCGAAGGAGTTGGTATCGTCGAAGCACCGCGTGGCACACTAACCCATCACTATTGGACAGATGAGCGTGGAATTGCAACCCGGGTCAACCTGATTGTCGGGACGACAAACAACTACGCCGCCATCCAAATGTCCACCAATAAAGCCGCACGCAATTTGATCAAAGGTGGAAATGTAAATGAAGCCCTGCTCAACATGGTTGAAATGGCATTTCGGGCGTATGATCCCTGCTTTGGCTGCGCCACCCACACGTTGCCGGGTAAAATGCCCCTTGAGGTGATTATCCGCGACGCCAACGGAGAACCCATTCGCGAATTAAAACAGAACCTATAA
- a CDS encoding CoB--CoM-reducing hydrogenase (Cys) gamma subunit → MTSNGKPKFAMYWAASCGGCEIAVLNIHEKILDVDANFEVVFWPVAMDTKYKDVEAMEDGSILLTLFNGAIRNDENEHIAKLLRKKSQILVAFGSCATEGCMPALANLTPIEEVVETYYSTISTDNPQNIHPQPVYKAPEGEIYIPKLYPIVRTLDQVVDVDYYMPGCPPESHQIAAVIDLVIDVLQGKAALPPKGTVIGAGGSTVCDDCPRKRDVKKIREFKRIQDVMLDPDICILEQGVICSGPATRNGCGALCPKAGSPCIGCYGPAEGVIDYGARLLTAVASVIDSNDPEEIERIIDGIPDPAGMFYRFNLGGSLLRASKAAWAK, encoded by the coding sequence AGCCTCATGTGGCGGCTGCGAAATCGCTGTACTGAATATTCATGAAAAGATCCTGGATGTGGATGCGAACTTTGAAGTGGTCTTCTGGCCGGTTGCCATGGACACAAAATACAAAGATGTCGAAGCGATGGAAGATGGCTCGATCCTGCTGACTTTGTTCAATGGAGCCATTCGCAACGATGAGAACGAACATATTGCCAAATTGCTGCGCAAGAAATCTCAAATCCTGGTCGCTTTTGGTTCCTGTGCAACCGAAGGTTGTATGCCAGCTTTAGCAAACCTAACACCCATTGAAGAGGTTGTTGAGACATATTACTCAACGATCTCAACCGACAATCCGCAGAATATCCATCCCCAACCCGTCTATAAAGCTCCTGAAGGTGAAATTTACATCCCCAAACTATATCCAATTGTACGCACACTAGACCAGGTTGTGGATGTTGATTATTACATGCCGGGTTGCCCACCTGAATCCCACCAGATTGCAGCGGTGATTGATCTCGTCATCGATGTCCTGCAAGGAAAGGCTGCCCTGCCTCCAAAAGGCACAGTCATTGGGGCAGGTGGATCTACAGTCTGCGATGATTGTCCACGCAAGCGGGATGTCAAGAAAATTCGCGAGTTCAAACGCATTCAGGACGTAATGCTTGATCCCGATATCTGCATCCTGGAGCAAGGGGTGATTTGCAGCGGACCGGCAACCCGCAATGGTTGTGGCGCTTTATGCCCCAAAGCTGGTTCGCCTTGCATCGGCTGCTACGGGCCAGCGGAAGGAGTAATAGATTACGGCGCAAGATTGCTGACAGCTGTCGCCTCAGTTATTGATAGCAACGACCCCGAAGAAATTGAGCGCATCATTGATGGCATCCCAGACCCGGCTGGTATGTTTTATCGTTTCAATTTGGGTGGCTCCCTACTCCGAGCCAGTAAAGCTGCCTGGGCAAAATAA